The segment GCGAGTGATAGAGACGGTTTTTCTGTGCAATGTATATACGTGTGTTTTTCTGTGCATGTGtgcggggagagagagaaagagagagcgagagagagagagagagagagatgggcGGGGGGAGGAGgatggagagagaaagagagactggAGTTGGATGTGTAGTAAGCAAGTAGGTATAGGTGTAGGTTGGTAGGTTGCTGCGAAGGTTGAGAGGAGAGGTACGCGAGGGCTAACtgactggctggctggctggctggcgcTCGGACGCGGTGGCTGGCGAGTGCAGGTGACTGACTGAGAGACGCTAACCATTCGAGATACTTCACAGGACTCTCCTTCGTCTGATCGTTTCTATCCAAGCATCCGCGGGTGACTCCCTGCTTCCTCGATCGCACCCCGAGCCGTGCTAGAGCCAAGATTTCACGTTCAGAGGCGGACGCATCTCGGCCACGCGCTGACTGGAAGTCAGACGTACCACGGCGAATTTTGTTGGTTATGGGAACAAGGAAATAGGAGTTCGGAGATTCGCAGcgccattttgaaaaattcggCCCCGCTAAAaattccctccctctcccttgCCCTCCCCGCCGCCCGGCCCCCTTCCCTCCCACCCTTCGTCCGCCCTCGCGTTCATGTCGCCGCGGATGTAATGAAACGCGTCGTCGCCACGAGCCGCTCATCCCCGTGTTCTTGTTAATTGTTTAGATCAACTGTACAGTGGTGGCCCCATGGAAGGCACGTTGGAAGAACCCCCTGTTAAGGACTCATCTCAGGCCAGTCCTGACAAGGTTCTCAAAGGTATGCTCACAACCCTTGCTTGCAGCTTTAATGACTCCTCTGAATCATCCATCGTTCATTCTCTGTTTACTTTGTACCATGTTCGGTTGACATCGGTCTTGCGCTTGGTGAAAACGCTGCTGTTTATGTAAAAACGTTGTTCGTGTGTTTGCAGATGTGATTCCAAATGGTGTTAATGGAAATTATAACGACGGAGAAGAGTTTGTTAGCGCAGATAGCGATGCGTCTAAACTGGAATCGAAGGAAGCCAGCAGCGCGACATCGGGCGAGGGGGAGGAGAATggggaggaggacgacgaggacgagcataGAATGGAAGATGAAATGGAGGAAGGGGATTTAGATTTCGAAGACAGCGAGGAGGATAGAATATCGCAGACTAGGAGTAAAGAGGGTGAGATGTTCGAGTCGGAGGATGACTCGAAGGTATGCGAATCACCTGATGGTGTTAGTGAGACGAACAATTCTAGTGAAGTGTCTAAAACTGAAGATAAGTGTAAAAACACACCCTGCGAGGCTATGGAGGTCGATGAACAGAGTAACAACTCGGACGTCGAATGTCTGGACGAGAGCGTAACAGAGATACAGTCCGACAATGACGATGTGTTCACATTGAAAAGTTCTGCCCAGGAGGATAACAACAAGAATTTATCAGGCTGCAGTGATATACAACAGCTGACAGATAGTAGCGAAATTACCGATAGTTTGGATATATCCGACGTGAAGATCTGCGAAGAGAACGGTAGCTGCGACAGTCCTGATATCGAAGAAATAACAGATAGCGCGAAGAATGGCCTTAACGTGTCACCGGAGCGTGCCAATAAAGATCCTGCGAAGCAGAGGAAACCGAGAAAACAAGTCGATCTTAGTAGTATTACGCCAAGGAGAAGTTCTCGTAATATAAAGAGGACGAGTTACATAGAAAAGGAAATAGAGGAGGACGCAGATGACGATGGCTCGGACATAGAAGAAATTAAGCCCGAAGATCCTTTGGCTGGTGTCGATACCAAGGATAAAGAAAATTCTAAACTGAAGTCACcgataaaaaacagtaaaactactATCGTAGTGAACGATACTAAACGTTTGGTAGAAATCGCCGCTGGTAGTAAATCTATgaaaggaggaaagaaggaGCCCACCTTAGTTATTATAGACACAAATTCTATTCTTTCTGGGCGTGGTGGTGTTCCTGTGAGTAACAGTAAACCTCAGCATACCGTCTCGAGCGGTAGCTCTTTTTCAGTAGTGCCGATGGGTATGACAACGCAAACAATGTATCCTAATATGAGAACAACCATCACACCGGTACCCATGACATCCAAGGCGGCACAGCTGAGTCCTAAGACCAGTATGACCACAGTGACACCCACGGTGCCTCCTATACTGCCTTCTTTAACCGACGATATGTTCGTGGTAGAGGCGCCATCTTTTATAGTACCGTACGTGTACGAGAAGCCGCCTCTGAAACCGTTAAAGGAGTTCGTCACGAAATTAGAGAAGTGCTtggaggagaaagagaaggaggAGAGAAGCGAGAGGAGCGCGGATGAGAGCAAAGGGGAAGAATCCAATGAGGACACCTCGGATTCGTGTCAAAAGACTAAAGATAAGAGCGAGGAGAGCGAGAACGAAGGGAGCTCTAAGGGGAAGAAGGACGGGGAGGATAGAGGAGTTGACAATTCAGTGGATTTAACTGAATCCGGATTTAGTAATATAACTGATAAGCACGATGTAAGGCAAGACGATAAGAATAAAGTACTGACTTATTTTGATTTACCGCTGGGAAAGTTTTTTATGCAAATCGGTATGAACCTTGTGCAAGAGTACGTGCAGACCGATCTTTTACGGACACAGAAGCGCAAGCAGGGCAAGGGTAGCACATCGGCCGAGACTCAATTAGCTATAAATTCGCTCATCAAGAATCTAGAATTTagtaaagaaaataatgaaCCATTCCATTTAGAACTGAAGAAATGCGAATTCTGTAATTTCAAGACGGAATCGACATTAGTCATGCAGCATCATCTAGAAACACCGCATATGCGCAACTACGTCTACAAATGTAACTTTTGCCCGATCGAAGTGCGCAGCCCTCACGACATACTATTTCACATGGAGGCGGAACATAATACTCGCGGAAGGTTGGAGCGCGGCCCGGCCTTCCACCAATGCCCTAACTGCCCGTTCGAGGATAACCAGAAGGGCAAGTTGACCCGGCATATACTTGCATGCACCAAGAAGTTCAGACCGGAGAAGAATTTGGAACCAGCCGCCGACTGGGAGCCGCCAGCAAAGATCCCAAGACTAAATCGAGCACGGGCCGTCGGGCCGACTAACCCCAGTGCGCTTGCCATGGCAATGAGTGGTAAAGGGGCACAACCGCTTTTACCAAAATTACTCCCCGCTCCGATCACGGGTCGCGGAAGGGGACGGCCGCCTATGCAGCCACGATACTCGGACATGAAAACGTTGCGACCGGGTGGCACGACGATGCGGCAAGGTCAGCGGAAT is part of the Andrena cerasifolii isolate SP2316 chromosome 1, iyAndCera1_principal, whole genome shotgun sequence genome and harbors:
- the Mep-1 gene encoding zinc finger protein MEP-1 isoform X2; translated protein: MYQRATEELTIDFLDFMICFVNKSCIVRIRTNRRLPPSAPLRRSLVVRNVAVSGNRLGDRARSDQLYSGGPMEGTLEEPPVKDSSQASPDKVLKDVIPNGVNGNYNDGEEFVSADSDASKLESKEASSATSGEGEENGEEDDEDEHRMEDEMEEGDLDFEDSEEDRISQTRSKEGEMFESEDDSKVCESPDGVSETNNSSEVSKTEDKCKNTPCEAMEVDEQSNNSDVECLDESVTEIQSDNDDVFTLKSSAQEDNNKNLSGCSDIQQLTDSSEITDSLDISDVKICEENGSCDSPDIEEITDSAKNGLNVSPERANKDPAKQRKPRKQVDLSSITPRRSSRNIKRTSYIEKEIEEDADDDGSDIEEIKPEDPLAGVDTKDKENSKLKSPIKNSKTTIVVNDTKRLVEIAAGSKSMKGGKKEPTLVIIDTNSILSGRGGVPVSNSKPQHTVSSGSSFSVVPMGMTTQTMYPNMRTTITPVPMTSKAAQLSPKTSMTTVTPTVPPILPSLTDDMFVVEAPSFIVPYVYEKPPLKPLKEFVTKLEKCLEEKEKEERSERSADESKGEESNEDTSDSCQKTKDKSEESENEGSSKGKKDGEDRGVDNSVDLTESGFSNITDKHDVRQDDKNKVLTYFDLPLGKFFMQIGMNLVQEYVQTDLLRTQKRKQGKGSTSAETQLAINSLIKNLEFSKENNEPFHLELKKCEFCNFKTESTLVMQHHLETPHMRNYVYKCNFCPIEVRSPHDILFHMEAEHNTRGRLERGPAFHQCPNCPFEDNQKGKLTRHILACTKKFRPEKNLEPAADWEPPAKIPRLNRARAVGPTNPSALAMAMSGKGAQPLLPKLLPAPITGRGRGRPPMQPRYSDMKTLRPGGTTMRQGMMYRPTSSGLLVPTSYQFGSNQIFQVVGGSGTVMSAVSGVSSSSGGSSGQPTPIALVPNVIDSLCRLSSSQNTTSSSKNPTAKLLSQPSISITPLPRTTSQSSIPGSGTSSKSGGKTTFVICEICDGYIKDLEQLRNHMQWIHKVKIHPKMIYNRPPLNCQKCQFRFFTDQGLERHLLGSHGLVTSSMQEAANKGKDAGRCPACGRVYQWKLLNHVARDHGMTLKPAHLSYKCTVCTATFGMYKQFENHVYSAHSVVAKRVMDKKNTPSSPSSRSNDSLLKPLKINDEITIIPQPAKPTTRSGGSQGRGK
- the Mep-1 gene encoding zinc finger protein MEP-1 isoform X1, which translates into the protein MYQRATEELTIDFLDFMICFVNKSCIVRIRTNRRLPPSAPLRRSLVVRNVAVSGNRLGDRARSDQLYSGGPMEGTLEEPPVKDSSQASPDKVLKDVIPNGVNGNYNDGEEFVSADSDASKLESKEASSATSGEGEENGEEDDEDEHRMEDEMEEGDLDFEDSEEDRISQTRSKEGEMFESEDDSKVCESPDGVSETNNSSEVSKTEDKCKNTPCEAMEVDEQSNNSDVECLDESVTEIQSDNDDVFTLKSSAQEDNNKNLSGCSDIQQLTDSSEITDSLDISDVKICEENGSCDSPDIEEITDSAKNGLNVSPERANKDPAKQRKPRKQVDLSSITPRRSSRNIKRTSYIEKEIEEDADDDGSDIEEIKPEDPLAGVDTKDKENSKLKSPIKNSKTTIVVNDTKRLVEIAAGSKSMKGGKKEPTLVIIDTNSILSGRGGVPVSNSKPQHTVSSGSSFSVVPMGMTTQTMYPNMRTTITPVPMTSKAAQLSPKTSMTTVTPTVPPILPSLTDDMFVVEAPSFIVPYVYEKPPLKPLKEFVTKLEKCLEEKEKEERSERSADESKGEESNEDTSDSCQKTKDKSEESENEGSSKGKKDGEDRGVDNSVDLTESGFSNITDKHDVRQDDKNKVLTYFDLPLGKFFMQIGMNLVQEYVQTDLLRTQKRKQGKGSTSAETQLAINSLIKNLEFSKENNEPFHLELKKCEFCNFKTESTLVMQHHLETPHMRNYVYKCNFCPIEVRSPHDILFHMEAEHNTRGRLERGPAFHQCPNCPFEDNQKGKLTRHILACTKKFRPEKNLEPAADWEPPAKIPRLNRARAVGPTNPSALAMAMSGKGAQPLLPKLLPAPITGRGRGRPPMQPRYSDMKTLRPGGTTMRQDNVAGMMYRPTSSGLLVPTSYQFGSNQIFQVVGGSGTVMSAVSGVSSSSGGSSGQPTPIALVPNVIDSLCRLSSSQNTTSSSKNPTAKLLSQPSISITPLPRTTSQSSIPGSGTSSKSGGKTTFVICEICDGYIKDLEQLRNHMQWIHKVKIHPKMIYNRPPLNCQKCQFRFFTDQGLERHLLGSHGLVTSSMQEAANKGKDAGRCPACGRVYQWKLLNHVARDHGMTLKPAHLSYKCTVCTATFGMYKQFENHVYSAHSVVAKRVMDKKNTPSSPSSRSNDSLLKPLKINDEITIIPQPAKPTTRSGGSQGRGK
- the Mep-1 gene encoding zinc finger protein MEP-1 isoform X4 — encoded protein: MYQRATEELTIDFLDFMICFVNKSCIVRIRTNRRLPPSAPLRRSLVVRNVAVSGNRLGDRARSDQLYSGGPMEGTLEEPPVKDSSQASPDKVLKDVIPNGVNGNYNDGEEFVSADSDASKLESKEASSATSGEGEENGEEDDEDEHRMEDEMEEGDLDFEDSEEDRISQTRSKEGEMFESEDDSKVCESPDGVSETNNSSEVSKTEDKCKNTPCEAMEVDEQSNNSDVECLDESVTEIQSDNDDVFTLKSSAQEDNNKNLSGCSDIQQLTDSSEITDSLDISDVKICEENGSCDSPDIEEITDSAKNGLNVSPERANKDPAKQRKPRKQVDLSSITPRRSSRNIKRTSYIEKEIEEDADDDGSDIEEIKPEDPLAGVDTKDKENSKLKSPIKNSKTTIVVNDTKRLVEIAAGSKSMKGGKKEPTLVIIDTNSILSGRGGVPVSNSKPQHTVSSGSSFSVVPMGMTTQTMYPNMRTTITPVPMTSKAAQLSPKTSMTTVTPTVPPILPSLTDDMFVVEAPSFIVPYVYEKPPLKPLKEFVTKLEKCLEEKEKEERSERSADESKGEESNEDTSDSCQKTKDKSEESENEGSSKGKKDGEDRGVDNSVDLTESGFSNITDKHDVRQDDKNKVLTYFDLPLGKFFMQIGMNLVQEYVQTDLLRTQKRKQGKGSTSAETQLAINSLIKNLEFSKENNEPFHLELKKCEFCNFKTESTLVMQHHLETPHMRNYVYKCNFCPIEVRSPHDILFHMEAEHNTRGRLERGPAFHQCPNCPFEDNQKGKLTRHILACTKKFRPEKNLEPAADWEPPAKIPRLNRARAVGPTNPSALAMAMSGKGAQPLLPKLLPAPITGRGRGRPPMQPRYSDMKTLRPGGTTMRQGMMYRPTSSGLLVPTSYQFGSNQIFQNTTSSSKNPTAKLLSQPSISITPLPRTTSQSSIPGSGTSSKSGGKTTFVICEICDGYIKDLEQLRNHMQWIHKVKIHPKMIYNRPPLNCQKCQFRFFTDQGLERHLLGSHGLVTSSMQEAANKGKDAGRCPACGRVYQWKLLNHVARDHGMTLKPAHLSYKCTVCTATFGMYKQFENHVYSAHSVVAKRVMDKKNTPSSPSSRSNDSLLKPLKINDEITIIPQPAKPTTRSGGSQGRGK
- the Mep-1 gene encoding zinc finger protein MEP-1 isoform X3; the encoded protein is MYQRATEELTIDFLDFMICFVNKSCIVRIRTNRRLPPSAPLRRSLVVRNVAVSGNRLGDRARSDQLYSGGPMEGTLEEPPVKDSSQASPDKVLKDVIPNGVNGNYNDGEEFVSADSDASKLESKEASSATSGEGEENGEEDDEDEHRMEDEMEEGDLDFEDSEEDRISQTRSKEGEMFESEDDSKVCESPDGVSETNNSSEVSKTEDKCKNTPCEAMEVDEQSNNSDVECLDESVTEIQSDNDDVFTLKSSAQEDNNKNLSGCSDIQQLTDSSEITDSLDISDVKICEENGSCDSPDIEEITDSAKNGLNVSPERANKDPAKQRKPRKQVDLSSITPRRSSRNIKRTSYIEKEIEEDADDDGSDIEEIKPEDPLAGVDTKDKENSKLKSPIKNSKTTIVVNDTKRLVEIAAGSKSMKGGKKEPTLVIIDTNSILSGRGGVPVSNSKPQHTVSSGSSFSVVPMGMTTQTMYPNMRTTITPVPMTSKAAQLSPKTSMTTVTPTVPPILPSLTDDMFVVEAPSFIVPYVYEKPPLKPLKEFVTKLEKCLEEKEKEERSERSADESKGEESNEDTSDSCQKTKDKSEESENEGSSKGKKDGEDRGVDNSVDLTESGFSNITDKHDVRQDDKNKVLTYFDLPLGKFFMQIGMNLVQEYVQTDLLRTQKRKQGKGSTSAETQLAINSLIKNLEFSKENNEPFHLELKKCEFCNFKTESTLVMQHHLETPHMRNYVYKCNFCPIEVRSPHDILFHMEAEHNTRGRLERGPAFHQCPNCPFEDNQKGKLTRHILACTKKFRPEKNLEPAADWEPPAKIPRLNRARAVGPTNPSALAMAMSGKGAQPLLPKLLPAPITGRGRGRPPMQPRYSDMKTLRPGGTTMRQDNVAGMMYRPTSSGLLVPTSYQFGSNQIFQNTTSSSKNPTAKLLSQPSISITPLPRTTSQSSIPGSGTSSKSGGKTTFVICEICDGYIKDLEQLRNHMQWIHKVKIHPKMIYNRPPLNCQKCQFRFFTDQGLERHLLGSHGLVTSSMQEAANKGKDAGRCPACGRVYQWKLLNHVARDHGMTLKPAHLSYKCTVCTATFGMYKQFENHVYSAHSVVAKRVMDKKNTPSSPSSRSNDSLLKPLKINDEITIIPQPAKPTTRSGGSQGRGK
- the Mep-1 gene encoding zinc finger protein MEP-1 isoform X5, translating into MEGTLEEPPVKDSSQASPDKVLKDVIPNGVNGNYNDGEEFVSADSDASKLESKEASSATSGEGEENGEEDDEDEHRMEDEMEEGDLDFEDSEEDRISQTRSKEGEMFESEDDSKVCESPDGVSETNNSSEVSKTEDKCKNTPCEAMEVDEQSNNSDVECLDESVTEIQSDNDDVFTLKSSAQEDNNKNLSGCSDIQQLTDSSEITDSLDISDVKICEENGSCDSPDIEEITDSAKNGLNVSPERANKDPAKQRKPRKQVDLSSITPRRSSRNIKRTSYIEKEIEEDADDDGSDIEEIKPEDPLAGVDTKDKENSKLKSPIKNSKTTIVVNDTKRLVEIAAGSKSMKGGKKEPTLVIIDTNSILSGRGGVPVSNSKPQHTVSSGSSFSVVPMGMTTQTMYPNMRTTITPVPMTSKAAQLSPKTSMTTVTPTVPPILPSLTDDMFVVEAPSFIVPYVYEKPPLKPLKEFVTKLEKCLEEKEKEERSERSADESKGEESNEDTSDSCQKTKDKSEESENEGSSKGKKDGEDRGVDNSVDLTESGFSNITDKHDVRQDDKNKVLTYFDLPLGKFFMQIGMNLVQEYVQTDLLRTQKRKQGKGSTSAETQLAINSLIKNLEFSKENNEPFHLELKKCEFCNFKTESTLVMQHHLETPHMRNYVYKCNFCPIEVRSPHDILFHMEAEHNTRGRLERGPAFHQCPNCPFEDNQKGKLTRHILACTKKFRPEKNLEPAADWEPPAKIPRLNRARAVGPTNPSALAMAMSGKGAQPLLPKLLPAPITGRGRGRPPMQPRYSDMKTLRPGGTTMRQDNVAGMMYRPTSSGLLVPTSYQFGSNQIFQVVGGSGTVMSAVSGVSSSSGGSSGQPTPIALVPNVIDSLCRLSSSQNTTSSSKNPTAKLLSQPSISITPLPRTTSQSSIPGSGTSSKSGGKTTFVICEICDGYIKDLEQLRNHMQWIHKVKIHPKMIYNRPPLNCQKCQFRFFTDQGLERHLLGSHGLVTSSMQEAANKGKDAGRCPACGRVYQWKLLNHVARDHGMTLKPAHLSYKCTVCTATFGMYKQFENHVYSAHSVVAKRVMDKKNTPSSPSSRSNDSLLKPLKINDEITIIPQPAKPTTRSGGSQGRGK